Genomic window (Gloeocapsa sp. DLM2.Bin57):
AAAAAACGGGCCAGGAGGGATTCGAACCCCCGACACCGTGGTCCGTAGCCACGTGCTCTAGTCCACTGAGCTACAAGCCCTTGTTTTTCACTGTCACTAGTTTAGCATAGTTTTTTAAAATTAAGCAAGTTTTTTTAATCTTGACGCCAAATTCTGCCATTGTGACTATCCAAAAAAGGTGGAAGTTGTTCAGGATCAATTAACTCAAGGGTTCGCATATCATAGGTAGTATAACTATTTAACTCTGGAGACTGCCAGTGCAGATCTATAACAGTTACGGTCTGAGTAGGGGGGAAATCGCCACTAATCAAAGGTTTTGCCCCTTGACCGAGTACCCCCGCGTTTAAGAGTCCTAAACCACCTTGATAAGCGGGATAATAGGCGTGGTGATGACCACTGATATAGAGTTGTACCCCGTATCTTGTTAACAGGTTTTGTAAGTATGCCGTATTAGCTAAAACTTCTCCAGGGCGATCGCGTCCTACAGAGACACCATAGAGGGGTAAATGTCCAATGACTATACGCATTTTAGCATTTTGGGCACTCTTACTAGCTAAACTCTCTTCTATCCAGACTAATTGTTCAGGAGAAATCAGATGAGAGGAAGCATCCCAAACCAGAAAGAAAATACCCTGATGTTGGAAGGTATAGTCAAAAGGAAATCTAGTAGAATCGAGAAAATCAAGTTTTAGATTATCTACCGAATTAGTCCAATATTCAGCAGCGATCGCCCTATCTTGACTAAAAGTATATTCTCCTTGGGCATTTTTAGCCGAGGAAGCGTCATGGTTACCTAGAGTGAAAGCAAAACTATAACCATAATCACGAAGAGGTTTAGCTACTTGTTGATCAAAAGCTGACCACATCGCGGTAATTTGGTTTGAGGTTAGTTGGAGACTTTGTGCTGCGATCATATCTCCTGCGCAAACAACTAAATCAGGTCGCCAAAATGATATTAACTCTATCGCTTTAGCTACTTCAGGTTCATAACTAGTTGAGCCATAAGCACTATTGAGGTCACTAATCACCACAATTCTAACATCTCCCCGTGGAGGGTTGAATAATTCAGCAGAATTAACTATAAAACCAGTAATTAGACAAATAATGCAAGTGAAAACAAATAAGGGAATAACTTTCATTATTGCGATCGCGCAGCTTGATAAAGATCAAAAGTAGGAAATTTAGTCGCAATATCTGAACCAGTAAAATTAGCGATCCAACCCTCAGGAGTACTAAAAAAGCGAATAGCTTTAAAATTAGGACTTTCGCCCATATCAAACCAATGAGGGGTATGAGCAGGTACACTGATGAAATCCCCTTGTTCACACAAGACTAGATAAACGCGATCGCTACAATGGAGATAAAATGCTGCTTCTCCTTCCACAAAAAAACGAACCTCGAAATCACTATGAGTATGTTCTGCTAAAAACTTTTCTCTAAACTCTACCCGTTGGGGGTGTTCGGGATAAACACTGACTACATCTACCGATTGAAATCCATAGCGTTGATTAATCTTGGTTATATCCTGTTGATAAGCGTTTAACACCATGTCTGAGGTTGCGTCTTCAGCTAGAGGAATATTAGCATTCCAGCGCTCAAACTCAACGCCAATATCACTCAATTTACTAACTATATCTTGATAATCATGGATATCAAAAGCTAAAACCGTTCCCTCTTGATTATAGATACTTAAACTGGTCATTATTCTTGTTTCCTCCTTATTGCTTTAACTCACAAGCAAACAAATAATCTAAAGCTTCCACATGACGTAAAGTATCAGTCATAGTTTTACCCCAAGTATAAAAACCATGTCCTGCGATAATATAGCCCACAAAGTACTCTGATTTAGTCAAATATTCCTCTACCTCAACCATTAAAGCAGGGATATCCTGATTATTAGCAAAAATAGGAATATGTACAGTAGCTAAATGAGAATCAACCCCTGGGAAAGCCTTTAAGAGTTCATAATTATTTAGTGTAACAACCTTTTGACGACGAGATAATAACACCGCATTGAGAGCGTGGGGGTGTAAAATCGCTCCTACATCAGTAAAATGTTGATAGATTTGGATATGTAAACCCATTTCCGCCGAAGGTTGTTTCTCTTCTAGGGGGTTACCCTGACTATCTACGATCATCAGATCATCTAGAGTCAGTTTTCCCTTATGTTTTCCCGAGACAGTGATCAGGATATTACCATCAGCTAGACGCGCTGAAAAATTACCACTCGTAGCAGGTACTAATCCTTGTTGATAAAGAATTTTACCCGCGGAGATTATCTCTTCTCCTCGTTGTTGGAAGTCATCCATTTTTTCCCTAAATATATAGTACAATTGATCTACTCAACTTGCTCAAACAGTCTAAAAAACCATGCAAATTATTTGTAGCCAAAACGATTTTAACAGCAATCTTTCTTTAGTAAGTCGTATAGTTCCGAATCGTCCCACCCATCCTATTTTAGGGAATGTTTTATTAAATGCTGATGTTGCTCAACAAAAAGTAACTCTGACTAGTTTTGACCTAAGTATTAGTATTAGTACTCAATTTCCCGCAGAAGTAGTCACAGGAGGAAAAATCACCTTACCCGCAAAACTCCTCAACGAGATTGTCTCACGTCTTCCCGAAGGGGAAGTTACCATGTTTTATGAACCAAATACCCTAGAAGATAATCCTCTTTTTACAATTACATCTGTATCAGGAAGATTTCAAATTAGAGCTTTAAGTGCTGAAGAATATCCAGAATTACCCATAGTAATAGGAGAAACCCTGCATTTACCTGCAGAAACCCTTCTACAAGGATTTAAAACCACCGCTTTTGCTGCTAGTCTAGATGATAGTAAACAAGTTCTCGCGGGATTACATTTACACAAAACCCCTGAAAACTTAGAATTCGCTACCACCGATGGACATCGTTTAGCAGTAGGAATACAACAACTCGACAGTATCTCCACAGAAGAAGAATTAGCTATGACTATTCCTGTGCGTGCTTTTCGGGAGTTAGAAAGAATACTCGGTAACCCTCAAACAGAAGAAACCGTCGCTTTCTCCTTTGATGATACTCAGGTTGCTTTTGAATTTAAAAGCCAACGTCTGACTAGTCGCAAACTCGATGGAGTCTATCCCGCTTATCATAAATTAATTCCCGCAGAATTTTCTCGACAAGTCACCATGGATAAAAAAGGGTTGTTAAAAGCTTTGGAGCGTATGGCAATTTTAGCGGATCAAAGTAGTAATTTAGTTAAATTTAGTATCGATAATCAAGGAAATAGAGTATTTCTAGAAGTAGAAGCAGCTGATTTAGGTAACGCTAAAGAAACCCTTCCTGCAGAAATAACAGGAGATGATTTAGATATCGGTTTTAATGTTAAATATCTTATCGATGGTTTAAAAGCTTTTAATTGTAATGATGTTTTAGTACAGTTAAACGCTGCTAATCAACCAGTTATTTTTCAACCCGTAGATGGGAGTATTGTTACTTACTTAGTTATGCCAGTACAATTGAAGAATTAAGTGGTTTTAAGGGGTATTTATCAGGGAAATGAGTTTAACTAATCCCCGTGCTTTTAAGCCGGGGAGGATGTTAGGTGTAATTATTATTACCGTCGAGATATTTTACGCATTATTGGGAAAAAACCCAACACCAAACCTGTACCTAGAATTGTCATGGGTTCAGGTATATGGTGTGAATCTGACTGTAAACTAATGTTTGAACCTGACTGTAAAGTCAAGACATAATCACCTTCTTCTAGGTGTCTTCCGATAAACTGAAAATCAGGATGACCTGTAACCGCTAGATGAACTTCACCACTTTCAGGGACTGTTATATCAGGAATCAAAGATAATAAATCAACACCATCATCATCATCAGCGTAGATTAACTCTCCTTGATCATTAAACAAACCTAAAGCGGTATCGAAATCTCCTGCGATAATTTCAGCTGTTAATACCTCTCCAGGAGGAAGATCAGTAAAAGTATAAAAATCTAAAGTACCAGGAATACGATCTTCTTGAGTAATTTCACCAACAAAACGATAGTCATAGTCATCTAAAACCACTGTTGGTCCATGGTCGTGATCAGGGAAGATAAGTTGTTCTTCGTGTTCATGGTCATCATGAGCATCATGTCCGTGACTATGTTCTTCGTGTTCATGGTCATCATGGTCATCATGTCCGTGACTATGTTCTTCGTGTTCATGGTCATCATGGTCATCATGGTCATCATGTCCGTGACTATGTCCATGATCATGATCTTCTAAAGGTGTAAATTCATGAGTACCCAACTTAACGAGTAACTCAAACTGACCTTGTTCGGGAGTATTCCCCACAAAATCTACATCAGGAAAACCACTTACACCGAGATTAATTGTACCATCAGAGTTAACCCTACCCGTTACTACAGAGCCATAACCATCACCTGCGGGACTATCATTAATACCAATATCAATTACATTCAAAGACTCATCAAAAGTACCTAAGATAGTATCCATAAAGCTTAGAGAATTATCTGTCCAAGCGAGAAACATTTCTGAGGGTTCGAGATCGGGAATGGTGTAAAAAAGTGGAGCGTTATTGACAAAGGTAAGAGGTGAAACACTGCCTGTAACTTCTGTAGTGCCAGGAGGTAAGATGGTACTGGTTGCCAAAGTATTATTATCTTGAGCATTAGCTACTATAGGTATTGCTACTAGTCCAACAATACTAGAGAAAAATAATTTAGAGATTAGCTTAAGTTTAAACATGATTATTATTATCTTGTCTTCGCCAATTACTTTAACATATTATTATTGACGAGAAGCTAAGGCTAATGTAAAAATATTGTGTAGTAAATAAAGATCATCATGAAAAAAATACTAGTTACTGGTGCAACAGGTAGAACAGGATCGCTAGTCTTAGGTAAGTTAACAGAACTAAAAGAAGAATTTATCCCCTTTGGGTTGGCCAGAAATGAAGCCAAAGTCCAAGAAATGTTTGGGACAACAGAGGGTTTCTTTTTTGGTGATATTAGCGATAAAGACAGTCTCAAAGTAGCTTTACAAGGATGTTTTGGCTTAGTTATTTTAACTAGTGCAACTCCTAAAATGAAAGAGGGAACACCTCCAGGAGAAAGACCTCAGTTTTACTTTCCCGAGAATGGTACACCAGAAATAGTAGATTGGTTAGGACAAAAAAACCAAATAGACGCAGCTAAAGAAGCGGGAGTATCTCACATTGTCTTAGTAGGATCTATGGGAGGTACAAACGAAAATCACCCTCTTAATAGTATTGGTAATGGTAAGATTCTGATCTGGAAGCGAAAAGCTGAACAATATCTGATTGACTCAGGAATAGATTATACGATTATTCATCCAGGAGGATTACTAGACAAACCAGGTGGAGTCAGAGAGTTGCTAGTAGGTAAAAACGATGAATTACTAACTAATCCACCAGAAGGAATCCCCACCTCAATCCCCAGGGCTGATGTAGCAACAGTAGTAGTACAAGCTTTACGCGAACCAACAGCGAAAAACAAATCTTTTGATATTATCTCCAAACCAGAAGAAGATCCTAGCGCGGTAGTTACCCGTGATTTTGGGGCATTATTTGCACAAACCACACCAGGATTATAAAATAATTATGCTCAGAAGAATCTCTCTTGCTTTACTATGGTTAGGTTTTGTGGGTTACGCTTTCTTCTTGTCTCCTCCCGATTCACCTGAAACAATAACCTTGATCACTAATTTGAGTACAGGGAATTGGGAAGGAATTAACCCCTTGATTATTAGTTTATTTAACTTGATGGGGATTTGGCCCATTATTTATCTTTGTGTATTAATAATAGACGGTAGAGGTCAGAAGACTCCCGCTTGGTTATTTAGTCTAGGTTCTTTTGCTGTAGGTGCTTTCGCTATCTTACCTTATCTGGTCTTGCGCAAACCTAACCCCGAGTTTCAAGGTGAAAAAAATCTACTCATCAAGTTATTAGACTCTAGAATCACGGCGATATTATTGCTGATCTCTGCTGCTGTTTTATTATGGTTTGGTTTAAGTAGTGGAGATTGGCAAGATTTTCTCACACAATGGCGTCAAAGTCGCTTTATTCACGTGATGAGTTTAGATTTTTGTTTGTTAGCTTTATTATTCCCCATTCTAGCTCAAGATGATTTAGCCCGTAGAAAAGTAGAAATAATTAGCCCTTTATTTTTTATCTGTTTTCTTCCTTTACTAGGACCATTGATTTACTTGTGTTTACGTCCTCGATTACTAGGCTAAACGCGGACGAATCCCATAATCTCGATATAAGCGATAATCAGTAATAATCTGGTCATGGTCAAAACAGAGAGATTGGGGAATTTCCCACAAAGGAAAAATACCTAAGTTTTTGGCGTCATCAGCAGCTTGAGGGTTACCTGTAGCAGTAGCCAAAAAAACTACACTAAGGGTGTGTTTACGTGCATCTCGTTTAGGATTAGAGTAAACGTGGAATTGTTCGATTAATTCTACTTTGAGGCTGATTTCCTCGAAAGCTTCCCTGATGGCGGCATTTTCTACAGACTCACCATAGTCAACAAAACCACCAGGAATCGCCCAACCATAGGGTTCATTTTTACGTTCGATTAAAATAATCGGTCTATGGGGTTGATCGATTAGTTCAATAATAATATCAACAGTAGGGATAGGATTGCGCCAAGTCATAGCTATCTTATGAGATAATAAAAAAATGAATCTAGTCAAGTCAAAGAAACTTACTGTTATTGGTGCGGGACTTTGGGGGACAACTTTAGCTCATTTAGCTAGTAAAAATCAACATCAAGTATCCCTCTGGTCTCGTCGCTACAACCAATCTTTAGCTTCTAGTTTAATAGACTCAGAAGTAATAGTTTCAGCTGTGTCTATGTCAGGGGTTAGACCTGTCATTGAACAAATACAAGCTATGGGCTTATCTGAGTCTGTGATTATTGTAACAGCAACTAAGGGTTTAGACTCTTTGACTACTAAAACACCATCGCAAATTTGGTCGATCGCTTTTCCTCACAATGCGATCGCCGTTTTATCAGGACCTAATCTCTCTAAAGAAATCAATCAAGGATTACCAACAGCTACTGTAGTATCATCAAAGAATCTAGCAGCAGCGACAACAATACAGAGTATCTTTGCTTCCGAACAGTTTCGAGTATATATTAATAGTGACCCTCTCGGCACAGAATTAGGGGGAACAATCAAAAACGTCATGGCGATCGCCGCAGGAGTCTGTGATGGTTTACAATTAGGTACGAACGCTAAAGCCGCTTTATTAACCCGCGCGTTACCCGAAATGATTCGCATTGGTAAATATTTTGGCGCTGTTACCGAGACATTTTTTGGTTTATCAGGTTTGGGAGATTTACTCGCTACTTGTGCAGGTCCTCTCTCTCGTAATTATTTGGTAGGTTATAAACTAGCCCAAGGAATACCCCTAAGTCAAATTGTGGCTGAAGTCGATGGTACAGCAGAAGGTATAAATACTACTAAAGTCTTAGTTCTCCTGGCTAATCAACACCAAATCAACTTACCTATTACTAAAGAAATTAATCGTGTTTTAGAAGGTCAAACCACTCCTCAAGCAGCGGTACGAGCTTTAATGGAGAGAGAGTTAAAATCAGAATGGTCATAACTCAATTAATCGTACTATCTCCTAAACCCTGGAACATTACCCAAGATAAGAAGAAGTTAGTAATAAAAATAGCTAAGAGGGAAGTAACCACAGAGGTAGTAGTAGATTGACCTACTCCTTTAGCCCCTCCTCTCGTGGTTAAACCCCAACTACATCCAATAATGGCAATTAATCCCCCAAATACTAATGATTTAATCATGGCACTCAATAAGTCCCACAAATCCAGGAAAGTACGAATAGAATTGAGGAAAATCGCATAATCAATATTAT
Coding sequences:
- a CDS encoding metallophosphoesterase; translated protein: MKVIPLFVFTCIICLITGFIVNSAELFNPPRGDVRIVVISDLNSAYGSTSYEPEVAKAIELISFWRPDLVVCAGDMIAAQSLQLTSNQITAMWSAFDQQVAKPLRDYGYSFAFTLGNHDASSAKNAQGEYTFSQDRAIAAEYWTNSVDNLKLDFLDSTRFPFDYTFQHQGIFFLVWDASSHLISPEQLVWIEESLASKSAQNAKMRIVIGHLPLYGVSVGRDRPGEVLANTAYLQNLLTRYGVQLYISGHHHAYYPAYQGGLGLLNAGVLGQGAKPLISGDFPPTQTVTVIDLHWQSPELNSYTTYDMRTLELIDPEQLPPFLDSHNGRIWRQD
- a CDS encoding cupin; the encoded protein is MTSLSIYNQEGTVLAFDIHDYQDIVSKLSDIGVEFERWNANIPLAEDATSDMVLNAYQQDITKINQRYGFQSVDVVSVYPEHPQRVEFREKFLAEHTHSDFEVRFFVEGEAAFYLHCSDRVYLVLCEQGDFISVPAHTPHWFDMGESPNFKAIRFFSTPEGWIANFTGSDIATKFPTFDLYQAARSQ
- a CDS encoding methylthioribulose 1-phosphate dehydratase; its protein translation is MFREKMDDFQQRGEEIISAGKILYQQGLVPATSGNFSARLADGNILITVSGKHKGKLTLDDLMIVDSQGNPLEEKQPSAEMGLHIQIYQHFTDVGAILHPHALNAVLLSRRQKVVTLNNYELLKAFPGVDSHLATVHIPIFANNQDIPALMVEVEEYLTKSEYFVGYIIAGHGFYTWGKTMTDTLRHVEALDYLFACELKQ
- a CDS encoding DNA polymerase III subunit beta gives rise to the protein MQIICSQNDFNSNLSLVSRIVPNRPTHPILGNVLLNADVAQQKVTLTSFDLSISISTQFPAEVVTGGKITLPAKLLNEIVSRLPEGEVTMFYEPNTLEDNPLFTITSVSGRFQIRALSAEEYPELPIVIGETLHLPAETLLQGFKTTAFAASLDDSKQVLAGLHLHKTPENLEFATTDGHRLAVGIQQLDSISTEEELAMTIPVRAFRELERILGNPQTEETVAFSFDDTQVAFEFKSQRLTSRKLDGVYPAYHKLIPAEFSRQVTMDKKGLLKALERMAILADQSSNLVKFSIDNQGNRVFLEVEAADLGNAKETLPAEITGDDLDIGFNVKYLIDGLKAFNCNDVLVQLNAANQPVIFQPVDGSIVTYLVMPVQLKN
- a CDS encoding PEP-CTERM sorting domain-containing protein; protein product: MFKLKLISKLFFSSIVGLVAIPIVANAQDNNTLATSTILPPGTTEVTGSVSPLTFVNNAPLFYTIPDLEPSEMFLAWTDNSLSFMDTILGTFDESLNVIDIGINDSPAGDGYGSVVTGRVNSDGTINLGVSGFPDVDFVGNTPEQGQFELLVKLGTHEFTPLEDHDHGHSHGHDDHDDHDDHEHEEHSHGHDDHDDHEHEEHSHGHDAHDDHEHEEQLIFPDHDHGPTVVLDDYDYRFVGEITQEDRIPGTLDFYTFTDLPPGEVLTAEIIAGDFDTALGLFNDQGELIYADDDDGVDLLSLIPDITVPESGEVHLAVTGHPDFQFIGRHLEEGDYVLTLQSGSNISLQSDSHHIPEPMTILGTGLVLGFFPIMRKISRR
- a CDS encoding SDR family oxidoreductase, with amino-acid sequence MIMKKILVTGATGRTGSLVLGKLTELKEEFIPFGLARNEAKVQEMFGTTEGFFFGDISDKDSLKVALQGCFGLVILTSATPKMKEGTPPGERPQFYFPENGTPEIVDWLGQKNQIDAAKEAGVSHIVLVGSMGGTNENHPLNSIGNGKILIWKRKAEQYLIDSGIDYTIIHPGGLLDKPGGVRELLVGKNDELLTNPPEGIPTSIPRADVATVVVQALREPTAKNKSFDIISKPEEDPSAVVTRDFGALFAQTTPGL
- a CDS encoding DUF2834 domain-containing protein; the encoded protein is MLRRISLALLWLGFVGYAFFLSPPDSPETITLITNLSTGNWEGINPLIISLFNLMGIWPIIYLCVLIIDGRGQKTPAWLFSLGSFAVGAFAILPYLVLRKPNPEFQGEKNLLIKLLDSRITAILLLISAAVLLWFGLSSGDWQDFLTQWRQSRFIHVMSLDFCLLALLFPILAQDDLARRKVEIISPLFFICFLPLLGPLIYLCLRPRLLG
- a CDS encoding NUDIX hydrolase, which codes for MTWRNPIPTVDIIIELIDQPHRPIILIERKNEPYGWAIPGGFVDYGESVENAAIREAFEEISLKVELIEQFHVYSNPKRDARKHTLSVVFLATATGNPQAADDAKNLGIFPLWEIPQSLCFDHDQIITDYRLYRDYGIRPRLA
- a CDS encoding NAD(P)H-dependent glycerol-3-phosphate dehydrogenase, whose product is MNLVKSKKLTVIGAGLWGTTLAHLASKNQHQVSLWSRRYNQSLASSLIDSEVIVSAVSMSGVRPVIEQIQAMGLSESVIIVTATKGLDSLTTKTPSQIWSIAFPHNAIAVLSGPNLSKEINQGLPTATVVSSKNLAAATTIQSIFASEQFRVYINSDPLGTELGGTIKNVMAIAAGVCDGLQLGTNAKAALLTRALPEMIRIGKYFGAVTETFFGLSGLGDLLATCAGPLSRNYLVGYKLAQGIPLSQIVAEVDGTAEGINTTKVLVLLANQHQINLPITKEINRVLEGQTTPQAAVRALMERELKSEWS